One genomic window of Roseateles sp. DAIF2 includes the following:
- a CDS encoding M48 family metalloprotease yields MMRRARTLFRPALLLTAALLAGCGSTVVNPVSGRAERSVMSLGQEVEEGRKAHQEVLKEYSALDDPKLQAYVGALGRKLAAQSHRAELEWHFTVLDSPEVNAFALPGGYIYVTRGILAYMENEADLAGVIGHEIGHVTARHGAQRATRQQNAGLGVLAATVLGAMLESRGVGGATDLAGQVSQGVAAGYVASYSREQELQADQLGAEYLSRTHYDPKHMIEVIQVLKDQEQYAADQARAQGRQAPSGGGWLASHPSNEARLQRIRDEAAQLSPGGAPVDAGRAPFLKAIEGMDFGDSAAQGLVRGAHFLHPALDIALTAPAGWQLQNSADQLTVISPARDAALILQAVPARAGSSHEAILRQWGAEQGRTEARQINGLTATHFSGLRRDSKGQRSQATLTLVNGSKGQVYALVYAARDAQALQQRRAALAQAEGSFRALTAEDRKLAKPWRIALKPFPAGGFAELAKGSVVDEARLRLLNGRYGAAGGLPAAGQQVKVVVAAP; encoded by the coding sequence ATGATGCGACGCGCGAGAACCCTCTTCCGCCCCGCGCTGCTGCTGACGGCCGCCCTGCTGGCCGGCTGCGGCAGCACCGTGGTGAACCCGGTCAGCGGCCGCGCCGAGCGCAGCGTGATGAGCCTGGGCCAGGAGGTCGAGGAAGGCCGCAAGGCCCACCAGGAGGTGCTGAAGGAATACAGCGCGCTCGACGACCCGAAGCTGCAGGCCTATGTCGGCGCGCTGGGCCGCAAGCTGGCCGCGCAGTCGCATCGCGCCGAGCTGGAATGGCATTTCACCGTGCTGGACAGCCCCGAGGTCAATGCCTTCGCCCTGCCCGGCGGCTATATCTACGTGACCCGCGGCATCCTGGCCTATATGGAGAACGAGGCCGACCTGGCCGGCGTGATCGGCCATGAGATCGGCCATGTCACCGCGCGCCATGGTGCGCAGCGCGCCACCCGCCAGCAGAACGCCGGCCTGGGCGTGCTGGCCGCGACCGTGCTGGGCGCGATGCTGGAGTCGCGCGGCGTCGGCGGTGCCACCGACCTGGCGGGCCAGGTCTCGCAGGGCGTGGCGGCCGGCTATGTGGCCTCCTACAGCCGCGAGCAGGAGCTGCAGGCCGACCAGCTCGGCGCCGAGTACCTGTCCCGCACGCACTACGATCCCAAGCACATGATCGAGGTGATCCAGGTGCTGAAGGACCAGGAGCAGTACGCGGCCGACCAGGCCCGTGCCCAGGGCCGCCAGGCGCCCAGCGGCGGCGGCTGGCTGGCCTCGCACCCGAGCAACGAGGCGCGCCTGCAGCGCATCCGCGACGAGGCCGCGCAGCTCAGCCCGGGCGGCGCGCCGGTCGATGCCGGCCGGGCGCCCTTCCTGAAGGCGATCGAGGGCATGGACTTCGGCGACAGCGCGGCCCAGGGCCTGGTGCGCGGCGCCCATTTCCTGCATCCCGCGCTGGACATCGCGCTGACCGCACCGGCCGGCTGGCAGCTGCAGAACAGCGCCGACCAGTTGACCGTGATCAGCCCGGCGCGCGACGCCGCGCTGATCCTGCAGGCCGTGCCGGCCCGCGCCGGCAGCTCGCACGAGGCCATCCTGCGCCAATGGGGCGCCGAGCAGGGCCGCACCGAGGCGCGCCAGATCAACGGCCTGACGGCGACCCATTTCAGCGGCCTGCGGCGCGACTCGAAAGGCCAGCGCAGCCAGGCCACGCTGACCCTGGTGAACGGCAGCAAGGGTCAGGTCTATGCGCTGGTCTATGCCGCGCGCGACGCCCAGGCCCTGCAGCAGCGCCGCGCGGCCCTGGCCCAGGCCGAGGGCAGCTTTCGCGCGCTGACGGCCGAGGACCGCAAGCTGGCCAAGCCCTGGCGCATCGCGCTGAAGCCCTTCCCGGCCGGCGGCTTCGCCGAGCTGGCCAAGGGCTCGGTGGTCGACGAGGCCCGGCTGCGCCTGCTGAACGGCCGCTATGGCGCCGCCGGCGGCCTGCCGGCGGCGGGTCAGCAGGTCAAGGTGGTGGTGGCCGCGCCCTGA